The sequence below is a genomic window from Providencia rettgeri.
TATGGTTTGGTTGCTGACATGCTGTCGCAGCAACAAATAAGGGAAGTAATGCCAAATATTTCAAACGAAAAGCCACGTGTTCTTCCTTATATCTAATGATTATCACCAAAATATTTTGATGTTTCTGAGTTATATAGACAAAATATGTATCGGTTTCAAATAATACCAACCTTAGCATTTCAAACAAGTAATGATTCATATTTTCTGCATAAAAAATCACTTAGATATAAACATAGCTCTTGCATCACATTGATTTTAATTTTCTAAAAATAAAACATTTGGTTGAAATCACCACAAATAAAATTATTTTTATTATTTAATAAGTTATCCATATTGTTTCACTAATATTTAATTTTGTTACATTTTTTATTTGGTTAATTGAAATGCTTAAATGATAATAACTATCAATTAGGACCGATTGCTAAATATCACTCAATCCATAAGGCTATATTATGAAGTACAAATTACTCGCACTCATTATTCCAACACTACTTACTACTAATGTTGCTAACTCCGCTGAAATGTACAATAAAGATGGTAATAAGCTTGATGTGTATGGGCAAATCGATGTTCGCCATCATATTGCTAAAAGCCGTAGTGGCGAAGATGGTGATGACTCACGTGTCAGATTGGGGCTAAAAGGTGACACACAAATCACCGACCAACTCATTGGCTTTGGGCGTTTTGAATGGGAAACTAAAACTAACCAATCAGAATCAACTGAAGAAAATAGCAATCGTTTAGCTTATGCAGGCTTAAAATTTGCAGATTACGGCTCTCTTGATTATGGCCGCAATTATGGTGTTATCTATGATACCAATGCTTGGACAGACGTATTACCTCTCTGGGGAGCGGATACGATGGATCAAGAAGATAACTACATGCTAAGCCGTAACCGCAATTTACTCACTTATCGCAATAATAATACCTTTGGTTACATTGATGGTTTAAGCTTTGCACTACAATATCAAGGTAAAAATGGCGAACAAAACCTATCATCCGGTGATGAATTAACCGATAACGGAGATGGTTTTGGTTTATCTACAGCTTATGAATTAGGTTATGGTATTTCCCTTGGCGGTGGTTACTCCTCATCTTCCCGTACACCAAAACAAAAAGATGCCACAACTAGCAGTGCGACTGGTAAACGCGCTGAAGCTTGGAACGTCGGGGGAAAATTTGAATACGAAGACCTGTATCTCGCAGTCATGTATGGCCAAACGCTTAATATGAGCCGTTTTGGTAATGATAATATGGAGTCAGTAGCAAATAAAACTCAGAACCTTGAAGTGGTTGCCTTATATTCTTTTGACTTCGGTTTAACCCCATCAATTGGCTATAACTATTCCAAAGGTAAAAACTTGGGCAGCTTTGGTGATAAAGAACTAGTAAATTATATCGCTGTCGGATCTGCATATGATTTCAATAAAAATCTAAGTGCTGTCATCGACTATAAAATCAATTTATTAAATGATAATGATTTTACCGACCACTACAAAGTCAATACCGATAATGTCCTTGGCTTAGGGTTAGTGTATCAGTTCTAATTTTAGAATTGAGTGAAAAGCAAAAGCGTCTGTAAATTACAGGCGCTTTTTTACGGGTGAGCTTTGACAATAAAAATATCTCTCATCATCTTCATGGCCTATTCCCTAAGAACGGGAAGTTCTGTTGCTTTCCCCTCGATAAAACAGTTGCAAGATACAAAAATATCTAACCCCATACATAGAGGCCCCTTTTCCTAAATAAATTCCTATAATGGTATATCTATTTTTTCTAACGTCTTTGGTACTAATAAAAAAAGGCACCAGTAAAAAACTGAAGGGCTTGCAAGCTCACTACTAGTACGATGTCAGTACAATTTAGCGCGATCCAAGCGGGTATTAGCATGGCTGTTTTGCCGCATTTCACTGCCCAAAAGATGGGACTGAGTTGGTTGCAAAGGAACATGAGAGGCTGTTGATGCCATAAGCTCCCTCCACTTTGACACGGGCTGATATCATTATTTAGCCAGCGAATGTTTATAGCGGGATTAAAACAAAGGGCTAATATTTCAATCCATGGGAGAACAGCCAGTATGTTGTTTTTACCTTTAGAATTTGCCAATATAACTGGCTCAAGATTTCAGACCTACCACACAATCAGCGGCTATATTGGCTTATGTCGATTAGCTCTATTCTAAGGATCCTACTATGGCCCCCTTTCATCAATTAGCAGCGACAAGTCTCGGCGGGCAACTTATCTCTATGAAAGACTACGCTGATAAGGTGGTTCTCGTCGTTAATACCGCCAGTCATTGTGGTTTTACACCACAATACAACGGCTTAGAATCACTCTACAAGAAATATGCTCCTCAGGGCTTTGTGGTACTGGGTTTCCCCTGTAATCAGTTTGGCAAACAAGAACCCGGTGGCGCTGAGGAAATCGCGCAGACCTGCTTTATTAATTACGGCGTGAGCTTTCCAATGTTCGAAAAAGTCGACGTTAATGGAAGCTCAGCTCACCCAATATTCCGTTACCTGAAAAACGAGCTACCAGGTCTAATGGGTGGGCGGATCAAGTGGAACTTTACTAAATTCTTGATCGGGCGTGATGGTAAACCGCTCAAACGCTTCGCGCCATTCACTACTCCTGAAAAAATGGAAGCAACAATCCTTTCGGCACTTAAAATTTAGGTGTTCGCTAATTTACTCAATTAAATCGAATACGACTAAAACAAAAAAGCCCATTTTTACATGGACTTAGATAGTTATTTTGCTAGTCAGTGCCAGCGAGTTCTTATTGGGGGATTATTCCCACTCAATAGTCGCAGGCGGTTTGCCGCTGATATCATATACAACCCTAGAAATGCCTTCGACCTCATTAATGATGCGGTTTGAAACGCGGCCGAGGAAGTCATAAGGTAAATGAGCCCAATGCGCGGTCATAAAGTCGATGGTTTCTACTGCACGCAGTGAAACAACCCAGTCATATTTACGGCCATCGCCCATGACGCCAACAGAGCGAACAGGTAAGAATACGGTAAATGCTTGGCTAACTTTATGATATAAATCCGCTTTGTGCAGTTCTTCGATAAAGATAGCGTCTGCGCGACGTAATAAGTCACAGTACTCTTTCTTCACCTCGCCTAATACGCGAACCCCTAAGCCTGGGCCTGGGAATGGGTGGCGATATAACATGTCATACGGCAGACCTAGTTCTAGACCAATCTTACGGACTTCATCTTTAAACAGCTCTTTTAATGGCTCAACTAAACCAAGCTTCATGTCATCCGGCAGACCACCTACGTTATGGTGAGACTTGATAACGTGTGCTTTACCGGTTGCGGATGCTGCTGATTCGATAACATCTGGGTAAATTGTTCCTTGAGCCAACCATTTGATATTAGGCAGCTTAGATGACTCTTCATCAAATACTTCGATAAAGACGTGACCAATTTTTTTGCGTTTAGCTTCTGGATCGCTGATCCCAGCTAATGCATTTAAGAAGCGATCTTCGGCTTTTGCATGGATGATGTTCAGGTCAAATTTACCCGCGAACATTTCCATCACTTGGTCTGCTTCATTTAAACGTAATAAACCGTTATCAACGAATACACAGGTTAAACGTTTACCAATTGCGCGGTTTAATAACAGTGCGGTAACTGATGAATCAACACCGCCCGATAATGCGAGCAGTACATGGTCATCACCAATTTGTTCTTTTAAACGGGCGACTGTGTCTTCGATGATTGCAGCTGGTGTCCATAGGGCTTCACAGCGACAAATATCTTTAACGAAACGCGTTAAAATATTTAAGCCTTGGTGAGTGTGAGTGACTTCTGGGTGGAATTGCACACCGTAGAATTTTTTCTCTTCATTTGCCATGATGGCATATGGGCAGCTTGGTGTACTGGCAATGGTTTTAAAGTCTGCTGGAATTGCAGTCACTTTATCGCCATGGCTCATCCAGACATCTAGTACTGGTTTACCCGCTTCGTTCAGAGAGTCATGAATATCACGGAATAATTCACATTGCTCGGTGATTTCAACATTAGCATAACCGAACTCACGTTCACCAGAAACTTCAACTGCACCACCCAGTTGCATTGACATGGTTTGCATGCCATAACAAATACCTAATACAGGAACGCCCGCATTAAATACGTAATCAGGAGCACGTGGACTATCTGATTCAGTCGTACTTTCTGGCCCACCAGAAAGAATGATACCGTTTGGATTAAATTCTCGAATTTGTTCTTCTGTAACGTCCCACGCCCAGAGTTCACAGTAAACGCCAATTTCACGGATACGACGGGCGATCAGCTGTGTATATTGCGAGCCGAAATCAAGAATAAGAATGCGATGTTTATGGATATTTGTTGTCATTTGAGGAGAATTCCAAAAATTCAAGTCAAAAATAAGAATCGGTGACGCAATCGAACGAATGCGCCACCCTGAGAAATTTTATCGATTATTGCCCCAAACGATAGTTTGGAGATTCTTTCGTGATAGTAACATCATGGACGTGGCTTTCTTGGATACCGGCTCCACTGATACGAACAAACTCTGCTTTTGTCCTTAATGCATCAATAGTACCACAACCTGTCAGCCCCATACAGGAACGTAAACCACCCATTTGTTGATGAATGATTTCTTTTAAACGGCCTTTATACGCGACACGGCCTTCAATCCCTTCTGGCACTAATTTATCTGCCGCATTATCCGATTGGAAGTAGCGGTCTGACGAACCTTTAGACATCGCACCAAGTGAGCCCATACCACGATATGCTTTGTAAGTACGGCCTTGGAATAAAATAGTTTCTCCAGGAGACTCTTCTGTTCCTGCGAACATTGAGCCGACCATCACACAGGCTGCGCCTGCTGCGATAGCTTTAGAGATGTCGCCTGAGAAACGAATACCACCATCCGCAATAACAGGAATACCCGTACCTTCAAGTGCTTCTGCCGCTTCTGCAATCGCTGTGATTTGCGGTACACCTACACCTGTTACGATACGAGTGGTACAAATAGAACCCGGACCAATACCCACTTTAACTGCGCTAACACCTGCATCTGCTAAGGCTTTAGCCCCTTCAGCTGTTGCAACGTTACCGCCTATGATTTGTAATTCAGGGTATTTTTGGCGGGTTTCACGAATACGTTGTAATACGCCTTCTGAATGGCCATGTGATGAGTCAATTAATAAAACATCAACGCCAGCGGCCACCAGTGCATCAACACGCTCTTCATTTCCTGCACCAGCACCAACCGCAGCACCAACACGTAAACGGCCTTGCTCGTCTTTACACGCGTTTGGTTTACGTTCTGCTTTTTGGAAATCTTTTACGGTGATCATCCCTAACAAATGAAAGTTATCATCGATCACTAAGGCTTTTTCAACACGTTTTTCATGCATTTTTTGTAAAACAATTTCACGTGCTTCACCTTCTTTGACGGTCACTAAACGCTCTTTTGGCGTCATCACAGCAGTAACAGGTTGGTCTAAATCTGTCACGAAACGGACGTCACGGCCTGTAATGATACCGACTAACGAGTTGTCTTTAGCAACAACAGGATAACCCGCGAACCCATTACGCTCAGCCATTTCTTGCACTTCACGAATGGTCGTATCTGGCGTTACGGTGACAGGGTCAGTAACCACACCACTTTCATGCTTTTTCACACGGCGAACTTCTTCCGCTTGGCGCTCGATAGTCATGTTTTTATGGATGAAGCCAATGCCACCTTCTTGTGCCAATGCGATAGCAAGATCAGATTCAGTGACAGTATCCATGGCTGCAGAAAGCATAGGGATGTTCAGGCGGATGTTTGCAGTCAGTTGAGTTGATAAGTCTGCAGTATTTGGTAATACCGTTGAGTGTGCAGGAACGAGTAAAACGTCGTCGAAAGTTAGTGCTTCTTTTTTAATGCGTAACATAGGCAATATCCCACCAGGCAGCGTTATGGAAAGGTATAAAATATTGCCGCGGCATTATACACACCGAAAACGGTTGCTTCCAGCGTTTTTTTGAAAAAAAACTTGATAACTCTTATGGCTGCGTTAGTATCTATCGATTAAGTCATTGTTTTAAAATTTGATCTGGCTCACATGTCGACATCACAAAATAGCGCAATTTACTCTGTTAGCAAGCTTAACCAGACAGTTCGAGAACTTCTTGATAACCAAATGGGTCGTATTTGGCTAACCGCAGAAATTTCTAATTTTTCGCAGCCAAGTTCAGGTCATTGGTATCTCACCTTAAAAGATGATCGGGCTCAGGTTCGTGCAGCCATGTTCCGTGGGCAAAATGCGCGAGTCACTTTCCGCCCTCAGAATGGCCAACAGGTGTTAGTCAGAGCGACCGTCACCTTATATGAGCCGCGAGGCGACTATCAATTAATCCTTGAAAGCATGCAGCCAGCTGGTGAAGGCTTACTACAACAGCGTTTTGAGCTATTAAAACAAACGCTAAGCGCACAAGGCTTATTTGATATTATTCATAAAAAACCGCTCCCTAGCCCTGCTAAATCTGTCGGTATCATTACCTCAGCAACGGGTGCGGCACTGCATGACATTTTAAATATTTTGCGTCGTCGTGACCCTTCCCTGCCTATCATCATCTACCCAACGGCCGTTCAAGGTGAGATGGCGCCAGCACAAATTGCTCGAATGATTGAGCTAGCAAACCTACGTCAAGAATGCGATGTGTTGATCGTCGGTCGCGGTGGCGGCTCACTTGAAGATTTATGGGCATTTAATGAAGAAATCGTTGCTAGAGCCATTTTTTCTAGTCAACTGCCTATAATTAGCGCTGTTGGCCATGAGACCGATGTGACCATTGCCGACTATGTCGCGGACGTAAGAGCTCCAACCCCATCGGCGGCCGCTGAGCTTGTTAGCCGTAATCAATTGGAAATGCTCCGCCAGCTAAAATCAGCGCAGCAACACCTTGAAATAGCGATGGATTACTATATAGCAGGTCAACAACAAAGATTTGCTCGTTTGCATCATCGCCTACAACAACAGCACCCGCAATTGCGGTTGGCGAGGCAACATAACCAACTCAATCTATTGCAGCAAAAGCTGACGCAGTCGATGACGCGGCAACTACAAAGTTCAACGGCTAAATTTGAAAAAGTTAATCGTCGTTTACTGCAAAATGATTTGCGTCCTCAATTGCAAAAACAGCAGCGTCAGTTGCAGCAGACACAGTATCATTTGCAGAATATGGTCACGAGTTTGGTTAATAGTTACCGCCAACGTTTCGCAGTGGCTTGTTCGAAAATGGAAGCGGTTAGCCCATTAGCGACCCTAGCTCGCGGGTTTAGTATAAGTGAAACCGCTAAAGGCACCGTGTTGAAAAAAACCAGCCAAGTGAAAGTTGGTCAACCACTGAGAACTCGCCTTAATGATGGCTGGGTTGAAAGCCAAGTCACCCACATTGAGAAGGTTAAAGCCAAAAGAGTATCGAAATAATTATTTTATCCACTTATCTCGATAAAAATAACGAGATAAGTGGTGTTAAATTTATATGTTGATTAGAAACGCACCTGTCCACCTATCATATAGGTACGCCCTCTACCCGTTTCGTTATTTC
It includes:
- the guaA gene encoding glutamine-hydrolyzing GMP synthase; the encoded protein is MTTNIHKHRILILDFGSQYTQLIARRIREIGVYCELWAWDVTEEQIREFNPNGIILSGGPESTTESDSPRAPDYVFNAGVPVLGICYGMQTMSMQLGGAVEVSGEREFGYANVEITEQCELFRDIHDSLNEAGKPVLDVWMSHGDKVTAIPADFKTIASTPSCPYAIMANEEKKFYGVQFHPEVTHTHQGLNILTRFVKDICRCEALWTPAAIIEDTVARLKEQIGDDHVLLALSGGVDSSVTALLLNRAIGKRLTCVFVDNGLLRLNEADQVMEMFAGKFDLNIIHAKAEDRFLNALAGISDPEAKRKKIGHVFIEVFDEESSKLPNIKWLAQGTIYPDVIESAASATGKAHVIKSHHNVGGLPDDMKLGLVEPLKELFKDEVRKIGLELGLPYDMLYRHPFPGPGLGVRVLGEVKKEYCDLLRRADAIFIEELHKADLYHKVSQAFTVFLPVRSVGVMGDGRKYDWVVSLRAVETIDFMTAHWAHLPYDFLGRVSNRIINEVEGISRVVYDISGKPPATIEWE
- the xseA gene encoding exodeoxyribonuclease VII large subunit; the encoded protein is MSTSQNSAIYSVSKLNQTVRELLDNQMGRIWLTAEISNFSQPSSGHWYLTLKDDRAQVRAAMFRGQNARVTFRPQNGQQVLVRATVTLYEPRGDYQLILESMQPAGEGLLQQRFELLKQTLSAQGLFDIIHKKPLPSPAKSVGIITSATGAALHDILNILRRRDPSLPIIIYPTAVQGEMAPAQIARMIELANLRQECDVLIVGRGGGSLEDLWAFNEEIVARAIFSSQLPIISAVGHETDVTIADYVADVRAPTPSAAAELVSRNQLEMLRQLKSAQQHLEIAMDYYIAGQQQRFARLHHRLQQQHPQLRLARQHNQLNLLQQKLTQSMTRQLQSSTAKFEKVNRRLLQNDLRPQLQKQQRQLQQTQYHLQNMVTSLVNSYRQRFAVACSKMEAVSPLATLARGFSISETAKGTVLKKTSQVKVGQPLRTRLNDGWVESQVTHIEKVKAKRVSK
- a CDS encoding porin, which gives rise to MKYKLLALIIPTLLTTNVANSAEMYNKDGNKLDVYGQIDVRHHIAKSRSGEDGDDSRVRLGLKGDTQITDQLIGFGRFEWETKTNQSESTEENSNRLAYAGLKFADYGSLDYGRNYGVIYDTNAWTDVLPLWGADTMDQEDNYMLSRNRNLLTYRNNNTFGYIDGLSFALQYQGKNGEQNLSSGDELTDNGDGFGLSTAYELGYGISLGGGYSSSSRTPKQKDATTSSATGKRAEAWNVGGKFEYEDLYLAVMYGQTLNMSRFGNDNMESVANKTQNLEVVALYSFDFGLTPSIGYNYSKGKNLGSFGDKELVNYIAVGSAYDFNKNLSAVIDYKINLLNDNDFTDHYKVNTDNVLGLGLVYQF
- a CDS encoding glutathione peroxidase, whose amino-acid sequence is MAPFHQLAATSLGGQLISMKDYADKVVLVVNTASHCGFTPQYNGLESLYKKYAPQGFVVLGFPCNQFGKQEPGGAEEIAQTCFINYGVSFPMFEKVDVNGSSAHPIFRYLKNELPGLMGGRIKWNFTKFLIGRDGKPLKRFAPFTTPEKMEATILSALKI
- the guaB gene encoding IMP dehydrogenase, which translates into the protein MLRIKKEALTFDDVLLVPAHSTVLPNTADLSTQLTANIRLNIPMLSAAMDTVTESDLAIALAQEGGIGFIHKNMTIERQAEEVRRVKKHESGVVTDPVTVTPDTTIREVQEMAERNGFAGYPVVAKDNSLVGIITGRDVRFVTDLDQPVTAVMTPKERLVTVKEGEAREIVLQKMHEKRVEKALVIDDNFHLLGMITVKDFQKAERKPNACKDEQGRLRVGAAVGAGAGNEERVDALVAAGVDVLLIDSSHGHSEGVLQRIRETRQKYPELQIIGGNVATAEGAKALADAGVSAVKVGIGPGSICTTRIVTGVGVPQITAIAEAAEALEGTGIPVIADGGIRFSGDISKAIAAGAACVMVGSMFAGTEESPGETILFQGRTYKAYRGMGSLGAMSKGSSDRYFQSDNAADKLVPEGIEGRVAYKGRLKEIIHQQMGGLRSCMGLTGCGTIDALRTKAEFVRISGAGIQESHVHDVTITKESPNYRLGQ